The window AGGCTGGTCGTGCTGCCGCAGGCGCTGAAGGTGATCATTCCGCCTCTGACGGGCCAGTTCATCTCAACCATCAAGGACTCGGCCATCGTCTCGGTCATCTCCATTCCGGAACTGACCTTTCAGGGGCTGGAGCTCATGTCCGCCACCTATCTTACCTTCGAGGTCTGGATCACCATCACGCTCATGTATCTGGTATTGACGATGGGGTGCGCCATGCTGGCGCGCAAGCTGGAACGGTCATTGCGCTGGCGGTTCTGACCCGCCCTGCCGCACAAGAAAAAGGCCGGAAGATCCGGCCTAAAGATATCGTTCAAGAGCGGCTAGCTCCCGCTGGACATCAGGTCTTGTATTGTTGCTCCGATAGGAGTTGAGCAAGAGCAGCACGCTGTCAAAGGCTTCCAGCAAGGCGGTGATGCACTCGCTGTCCGGAACGAGCACGCCCGTGCGGATACGCTGCAGGATGTTCTCCGCCCTGTGTGCCACCTCGGCAATCTCGGAATACTTGAGCAGCCCGGCTCCGGCCTTGATGGAATGCGCCGCCCTGAAAATGGCGTGCACCTTGTCGCCATCAACGGCAAGCCGATTCTGTTCAAGGTCCAGCAGCCCCCTCTCAATCTCCGCCAGACGCTCGTAGGTTTCTTCTATAAAAGTCTCAATGACCTCGCTGTCCCGCTCAAACATCATGCCTCATCTCCGGTGCGTCTATGGTTCGGGCAGCAATCAGGCCCTGTTCTCGAGCAACTCCAGCGCCCGCTGCGCCATCATATCAAGATCCGGCTTGGAAATTTGATCATCCGCCCCGACAGACTCCCCCTTGTGCCGCAGTTCGGTCGTAATGAGCGAAGAATAGAGAATGACAGGCAACCCGCCCAGCACGTCATCCTCCTTGACGTTCTTTGTCAGCGTGAAGCCGTCCATGAGGGGCATTTCAATATCCGAAATCACGATATCCACAAAATCCGAGAGCGGCCTGCCCTCGTTCTCCGCCTGCATGCGGAATTCCCGCAACTGATTGAGTGCCTCCTGGCCGTTGTTTACCAGAATGGGCTCGAAATTCGCCGATTCAAGATTCTTGCGCAGCATCAGCCGGATGGTTGCGGAATCATCCGCCACCAAT is drawn from Desulfovibrio mangrovi and contains these coding sequences:
- a CDS encoding Hpt domain-containing protein, which codes for MMFERDSEVIETFIEETYERLAEIERGLLDLEQNRLAVDGDKVHAIFRAAHSIKAGAGLLKYSEIAEVAHRAENILQRIRTGVLVPDSECITALLEAFDSVLLLLNSYRSNNTRPDVQRELAALERYL